A genomic stretch from Festucalex cinctus isolate MCC-2025b chromosome 13, RoL_Fcin_1.0, whole genome shotgun sequence includes:
- the tsen34 gene encoding tRNA-splicing endonuclease subunit Sen34, translating into MSSEEAASPIQAVNVSQCDSTSLVWRTQDVVAARSLGLVGALLGSLPRTPRQNVRLGRPLLLLPEEERLLGQRGALTVVTAGSQSDVPEPVHQVALYEENLQRSYEQQRVLALQDRKAAVLRALGSLPTAGQSDCSP; encoded by the exons ATGTCTTCCGAAGAGGCGGCGTCTCCCATCCAGGCCGTGAACGTCAGTCAGTGTGACTCCACCTCCCTGGTGTGGCGTACGCAGGATGTGGTGGCGGCGCGCTCTCTTGGTCTGGTGGGGGCGCTGCTGGGCTCGCTCCCTCGCACCCCCCGGCAGAATGTGCGTCTGGGGCGCCCGTTGTTGCTGCTGCCCGAGGAGGAGCGACTCCTGGGCCAGCGTGGCGCCCTCACCGTTGTGACCGCCGGCTCGCAATCG GATGTGCCGGAGCCCGTCCACCAGGTGGCGCTCTACGAGGAAAATCTGCAGCGAAGTTACGAGCAGCAGCGAGTCCTCGCTCTCCAAGACAGGAAGGCGGCTGTGCTGCGCGCACTCGGCTCGTTGCCAACAG CCGGCCAATCGGACTGCAGCCCCTGA
- the eif2a gene encoding eukaryotic translation initiation factor 2A, giving the protein MAPPVPLLAVSESNGTSLFCGPPTCQEHASFPRDPCASRCLMFSRDGSLLAWCNGKVVSVVRTSDGSLVATLELPKTTLLRFSPLANILVTWQPYAKSGEAAQGDANLRLWELPGAGLLKGLFQKKVDAWCPSWSRDEKMAVRMVNNELHFFEDNNFNVIANKLHMQKISNFELSPGGSPSKVCVYVPGSKGAPSFVRVFQYPQFGGPDAALATKSFFKADRVNMQWNNKASAVLVTASTEVDKTGASYYGEQTLHYLHVGGETAHVQLPKNGPIYDVAWSPNSSEFCVVYGFMPAKATIFNLKCDAVFDFGTGPRNAAYYSPQGHILVLAGFGNLRGQMEVWDVNKYKQVSKSQASDATHFSWCPDGEHVVTATCSPRLRMGNGFQVRHYTGDVAYEHQTPTGSELWHVCWQPFADGTFPARPVRHQMANGQPGAAQAAPTQAYRPPALRHLPAAPTSKLHEEEAPQNARPCDKNLSKAALKNQKKREARKAAKQESKREADLPCDPAPVAHSQLAETCGDPETDKKIKNVKKKLKAIEELKEQQACGKVLQKNQLEKMQKEQQLLDELKLLQVQ; this is encoded by the exons ATGGCGCCTCCAGTACCGCTCTTAGCAG tGAGTGAGTCGAATGGGACGTCGCTGTTCTGCGGTCCCCCTACCTGCCAGGAGCACGCCTCCTTCCCCAG GGATCCTTGCGCGAGCCGGTGCCTGATGTTCAGCCGTGACGGCTCGCTGTTGGCTTGGTGCAATGGAAAAGT CGTGTCGGTGGTGCGGACGTCGGACGGCTCCTTGGTGGCCACGCTGGAGCTGCCCAAGACCACGCTGTTGCGCTTCTCGCCTCTCGCCAACATCCTGGTCACCTGGCAGCCCTACGCCA AGAGCGGCGAGGCGGCCCAGGGCGACGCCAACCTTCGACTGTGGGAGCTGCCCGGCGCCGGCCTGCTCAAAGGCTTGTTCCAGAAGAAGGTGGACGCATG GTGTCCCAGCTGGTCCCGAGACGAGAAGATGGCCGTTAGGATGGTCAACAACGAGCTGCACTTCTTTGAGGACAACAATTTCA ACGTCATCGCCAACAAGCTTCACATGCAGAAAATTTCCAACTTTGAGCTTTCGCCGGGAGGCTCTCCCAGCAAG gtgtgtgtgtatgtCCCGGGCAGCAAGGGGGCGCCGTCGTTTGTGCGTGTCTTCCAGTACCCGCAGTTTGGGGGGCCCGACGCCGCACTGGCCACTAAGAGCTTCTTCAAGGCCGACCGCGTCAACATGCAATGGAACAACAAAG CATCGGCCGTGCTGGTGACGGCGAGCACCGAGGTGGACAAGACCGGAGCGTCGTACTACGGAGAGCAGACCCTACACTACCTCCACGTCGGCGGAGAGACGGCGCACGTGCAGCTGC CCAAGAACGGTCCCATCTACGATGTGGCCTGGAGTCCAAACTCCAGCGAGTTCTGTGTGGTTTACGGCTTCATGCCGGCCAAGGCCACCATCTTCAACCTCAAGTGTGACGCCGTCTTCGACTTTGGGACCGGACCTCGCAACGCCGCCTACTACAG TCCGCAGGGTCACATCTTGGTCCTGGCAGGATTCGGCAATCTTCGAGGTCAGATGGAGGTTTGGGATGTCAACAAGTACAAACAG GTGTCCaaaagccaggcatcagacgcCACTCACTTCAGCTGGTGTCCGGACGGCGAGCACGTAGTAACCGCCACGTGCTCGCCGCGTCTGCGCATGGGCAACGGCTTCCAGGTCCGTCACTACACGGGCGACGTGGCGTACGAGCACCAGACGCCCACCGGGAGCGAGCTGTGGCATGTCTGCTGGCAGCCCTTCGCGGACGGAACCTTCCCCGCACGACCGGTCCGCCACCAGATGGCCAATGGACAGCCGGGCGCCGCGCAGGCCGCGCCCACTCAGGCCTATAGGCCGCCCGCGCTCAGGCACCTCCCGGCCGCGCCCACTTCCAAGCTG caCGAGGAGGAGGCGCCTCAGAACGCGCGTCCTTGCGACAAGAATTTGTCCAAAGCGGCGCTGAAGAATCAGAAGAAACGAGAAGCTCGAAAAGCCGCCAAACAG GAGAGCAAGCGCGAGGCCGACCTGCCCTGCGACCCCGCCCCTGTCGCCCACAGCCAATTGGCGGAGACCTGTGGTGACCCCGAGACGGATAAGAAGATCAAGAACGTCAAGAAG AAGCTGAAAGCCATCGAGGAGCTGAAAGAGCAACAAGCGTGTGGAAAAGTTCTTCAGAAGAACCAG CTGGAGAAGATGCAGAAGGAGCAGCAGCTGCTGGACGAGCTCAAACTCTTGCAAGTGCAGTAG
- the serp1 gene encoding stress-associated endoplasmic reticulum protein 1, translating to MVAKQRIRMANEKHSKNITLRGNVAKSTRNLTDDKGVGPWLLALFLFVVCGSAIFQIIQSIRMGM from the exons ATGGTTGCAAAGCAGAGGATCAGGATGGCCAACGAGAAACACAGCAAGAACATCACACTGAGAGGAAACGTGGCCAAGTCCACG AGGAATCTGACGGATGACAAAGGCGTCGGACCCTGGCTGCTCGCGCTCTTCCTCTTCGTCGTTTGTGGATCAG ctaTCTTCCAGATCATTCAGAGCATCAGGATGGGCATGTAA
- the mmp23bb gene encoding matrix metallopeptidase 23bb gives MEVPSLLVTLMVTSQVFGAAASTSHHISKRYAINPLGYKWTHTNITYRLESFPDTLSADATREALSLAFSKWSDVSPLSFTEVRQPQADITIGFYAWNHSDCGLSPLHPCFDGVNGELAHAFLPPRGDIHFDKHEFWIVGRSRFSWRRGVWLNDLVQVAAHEIGHALGLWHSADPRALMHPNATSTGQRDVGRDDVRAIRALYGCVDKKRACPRWAAAGLCERRKRLMMKTCPRRCHLCSEPPEAVAPPTPPTNVRVKVVSRGKVVGFRCGTKNPPSSPKVSWYKDGERIAASVPGHIALKGRDLRIVANEFNEGVYTCRLHRRGRALAADSWSVRLRNPDS, from the exons ATGGAGGTCCCGTCGCTCCTCGTGACGCTGATGGTGACGTCACAG GTGTTTGGCGCTGCCGCCAGCACGAGCCACCACATTAGCAAGCGCTACGCCATCAACCCGCTCGGATACAAGTGGACGCACACGAACATCACGTACAG GTTGGAGTCGTTTCCCGACACGCTGAGCGCGGACGCCACCAGGGAGGCGCTCAGCTTGGCCTTCTCCAAGTGGAGCGACGTGTCGCCGCTCAGCTTCACCGAAGTGCGACAGCCCCAAGCCGACATCACCATCG GCTTCTACGCGTGGAACCACTCGGACTGCGGCCTCTCGCCTCTCCATCCGTGTTTCGACGGTGTCAATGGCGAGCTGGCCCACGCCTTCCTCCCACCGCGCGGCGACATCCACTTCGACAAGCACGAGTTCTGGATCGTCGGGAGGTCAAGGTTCAGCTGGAGGCGAG GCGTGTGGCTCAACGACCTGGTCCAGGTGGCGGCGCACGAGATCGGCCACGCGCTGGGCCTGTGGCACTCGGCCGACCCGCGCGCCCTCATGCACCCAAACGCCACCAGCACGGGCCAGAGGGACGTCGGCCGCGACGACGTGCGGGCCATCCGGGCGCTCTACG GCTGCGTGGACAAGAAGCGGGCGTGCCCGCGTTGGGCGGCAGCGGGTCTGTGTGAGCGTCGCAAGCGCCTGATGATGAAGACCTGCCCGCGCCGCTGCCATCTGTGCTCGG AGCCCCCGGAGGCCGTCGCCCCGCCGACGCCGCCCACCAACGTCAGGGTGAAGGTGGTCTCGCGCGGGAAAGTGGTGGGCTTCCGCTGCGGCACCAAGAACCCGCCATCGTCACCCAAAGTCAG CTGGTACAAAGACGGCGAGCGCATCGCGGCGTCCGTCCCGGGACACATCGCGCTGAAAGGTCGCGACCTCCGCATCGTGGCCAACGAGTTCAACGAGGGCGTGTACACCTGCCGCCTCCATCGCCGCGGCCGCGCCCTCGCCGCCGACTCCTGGAGCGTGCGACTGCGGAACCCGGACAGCTGA
- the dvl3b gene encoding segment polarity protein dishevelled homolog DVL-3 isoform X1, with protein sequence MQFEGVEEEDWSPRQRHRHSRGMERPHACETVSSVSDSSTSINVLSVTLDMEKCEFLGMSVVGESQDKGAGVYVGSIMEDGAVAADGRVRTGDILIQVNEVSLEKASSSLAVQVLRDAVRTPGPLSLMLLRFWEPPPDGGFTLPRGEPVRPIDPASWVSHTAAVTGKLLPPYGDDEHLSVDSDMATVVTAMTRAGSGVAVRDRMWLKVVIPDAFTGGDAVGWLRRNVAGAAKRADARRYAAELLERGFIRHAVNARTHKRFSAKRYYVVGDLGEMALMGCRDEGGVDHLFGQLS encoded by the exons ATGCAGTTTGAAG gAGTAGAGGAGGAGGACTGGTCGCCGCGGCAACGACATCGGCATTCACGGGGGATGGAGAGGCCACATGCT tgCGAGACGGTCAGCAGCGTGAGTGACTCGTCAACGTCAATCAACGTGCTGAGCGTCACTTTGGACATGG agAAGTGTGAGTTTCTGGGCATGAGCGTGGTTGGTGAAAGTCAGGACAAAGGTGCTGGCGTGTACGTTGGATCCATCATGGAGGATGGCGCCGTGGCAGCCGACGGTCGCGTACGCACCGGCGACATCTTGATACAG GTGAACGAGGTGAGCCTGGAGAAGGCGAGCAGCTCGCTGGCCGTGCAGGTCCTCAGAGACGCCGTGCGGACGCCTGG TCCGCTGTCGCTAATGTTGTTGCGGTTTTGGGAGCCACCTCCCGACGGTGGTTTCACCTTGCCGAGAG GCGAGCCGGTGCGTCCGATTGACCCCGCCTCCTGGGTGTCCCACACGGCGGCTGTGACGGGAAAGCTCCTCCCACCTTACG GTGACGACGAACATCTGAGCGTGGACAGCGACATGGCGACGGTAGTCACGGCGATGACGAGGGCCGGCTCGGGCGTGGCGGTTCGCGACCGGATGTGGCTCAAGGTGGTCATCCCCGACGCCTTTACGG GCGGCGACGCGGTCGGCTGGCTGCGTCGGAACGTGGCGGGCGCTGCCAAGCGCGCCGACGCTCGCCGTTACGCCGCCGAGCTGCTGGAGCGCGGATTCATCCGACACGCCGTCAACGCCCGCACACACAAACGCTTCTCAGCGAAGCGATACTACGTGGTCGGAG ACCTTGGCGAAATGGCGCTGATGGGCTGCCGTGACGAGGGCGGAGTGGACCACCTCTTCGGCCAACTATCCTGA
- the dvl3b gene encoding segment polarity protein dishevelled homolog DVL-3 isoform X2, producing MQFEEEEDWSPRQRHRHSRGMERPHACETVSSVSDSSTSINVLSVTLDMEKCEFLGMSVVGESQDKGAGVYVGSIMEDGAVAADGRVRTGDILIQVNEVSLEKASSSLAVQVLRDAVRTPGPLSLMLLRFWEPPPDGGFTLPRGEPVRPIDPASWVSHTAAVTGKLLPPYGDDEHLSVDSDMATVVTAMTRAGSGVAVRDRMWLKVVIPDAFTGGDAVGWLRRNVAGAAKRADARRYAAELLERGFIRHAVNARTHKRFSAKRYYVVGDLGEMALMGCRDEGGVDHLFGQLS from the exons ATGCAGTTTGAAG AGGAGGAGGACTGGTCGCCGCGGCAACGACATCGGCATTCACGGGGGATGGAGAGGCCACATGCT tgCGAGACGGTCAGCAGCGTGAGTGACTCGTCAACGTCAATCAACGTGCTGAGCGTCACTTTGGACATGG agAAGTGTGAGTTTCTGGGCATGAGCGTGGTTGGTGAAAGTCAGGACAAAGGTGCTGGCGTGTACGTTGGATCCATCATGGAGGATGGCGCCGTGGCAGCCGACGGTCGCGTACGCACCGGCGACATCTTGATACAG GTGAACGAGGTGAGCCTGGAGAAGGCGAGCAGCTCGCTGGCCGTGCAGGTCCTCAGAGACGCCGTGCGGACGCCTGG TCCGCTGTCGCTAATGTTGTTGCGGTTTTGGGAGCCACCTCCCGACGGTGGTTTCACCTTGCCGAGAG GCGAGCCGGTGCGTCCGATTGACCCCGCCTCCTGGGTGTCCCACACGGCGGCTGTGACGGGAAAGCTCCTCCCACCTTACG GTGACGACGAACATCTGAGCGTGGACAGCGACATGGCGACGGTAGTCACGGCGATGACGAGGGCCGGCTCGGGCGTGGCGGTTCGCGACCGGATGTGGCTCAAGGTGGTCATCCCCGACGCCTTTACGG GCGGCGACGCGGTCGGCTGGCTGCGTCGGAACGTGGCGGGCGCTGCCAAGCGCGCCGACGCTCGCCGTTACGCCGCCGAGCTGCTGGAGCGCGGATTCATCCGACACGCCGTCAACGCCCGCACACACAAACGCTTCTCAGCGAAGCGATACTACGTGGTCGGAG ACCTTGGCGAAATGGCGCTGATGGGCTGCCGTGACGAGGGCGGAGTGGACCACCTCTTCGGCCAACTATCCTGA
- the dvl3b gene encoding segment polarity protein dishevelled homolog DVL-3 isoform X3: MSVVGESQDKGAGVYVGSIMEDGAVAADGRVRTGDILIQVNEVSLEKASSSLAVQVLRDAVRTPGPLSLMLLRFWEPPPDGGFTLPRGEPVRPIDPASWVSHTAAVTGKLLPPYGDDEHLSVDSDMATVVTAMTRAGSGVAVRDRMWLKVVIPDAFTGGDAVGWLRRNVAGAAKRADARRYAAELLERGFIRHAVNARTHKRFSAKRYYVVGDLGEMALMGCRDEGGVDHLFGQLS, from the exons ATGAGCGTGGTTGGTGAAAGTCAGGACAAAGGTGCTGGCGTGTACGTTGGATCCATCATGGAGGATGGCGCCGTGGCAGCCGACGGTCGCGTACGCACCGGCGACATCTTGATACAG GTGAACGAGGTGAGCCTGGAGAAGGCGAGCAGCTCGCTGGCCGTGCAGGTCCTCAGAGACGCCGTGCGGACGCCTGG TCCGCTGTCGCTAATGTTGTTGCGGTTTTGGGAGCCACCTCCCGACGGTGGTTTCACCTTGCCGAGAG GCGAGCCGGTGCGTCCGATTGACCCCGCCTCCTGGGTGTCCCACACGGCGGCTGTGACGGGAAAGCTCCTCCCACCTTACG GTGACGACGAACATCTGAGCGTGGACAGCGACATGGCGACGGTAGTCACGGCGATGACGAGGGCCGGCTCGGGCGTGGCGGTTCGCGACCGGATGTGGCTCAAGGTGGTCATCCCCGACGCCTTTACGG GCGGCGACGCGGTCGGCTGGCTGCGTCGGAACGTGGCGGGCGCTGCCAAGCGCGCCGACGCTCGCCGTTACGCCGCCGAGCTGCTGGAGCGCGGATTCATCCGACACGCCGTCAACGCCCGCACACACAAACGCTTCTCAGCGAAGCGATACTACGTGGTCGGAG ACCTTGGCGAAATGGCGCTGATGGGCTGCCGTGACGAGGGCGGAGTGGACCACCTCTTCGGCCAACTATCCTGA
- the rnpepl1 gene encoding aminopeptidase RNPEPL1 isoform X2 translates to MSLPAPAPTSSPASLCCCCKTPSIRGRCVGDSVASASRRSGRRPPTDVASASNFADFRLRHFHLDLRINFALKEMSGWLVLDLLPLVTGVPTLVLDAHPSLTVHAVDCKTSGGDREPTCLAFRLEPFADFGSALKIDLPEPVEVGTHMQVTVRYAATDGPAMWWLDSELTCGQDRPLVFTQGHSVSNRSFFPCFDSPAVKSTYTAAIRVPDDVTVLMSASRSCYSKAERVFHFSMDAPVPAYLVALVAGNLRHADVGPRSRVWAEPCLLSCAAKKLGGSVESWLTTAEELFGPYLWGRCDLVFLPPSFPIVAMENPCLTFIVASILESGEFLLIDVVHEIAHAWFGNAVTNASWEEMWLSEGLATYAQRRITAQAYGAAFTCLESAVRLDALHRQLRLLGEDNPVTRLQVQLEPGVNPSTLMNLFTYEKGFCFVSYLSSLCGDVGRFDGFLRDYISEFKFASVVAQDFLDLFLATFPEAARNEDFQHWLTGCGAPPYQPDLSAGDALTEPVRDLCRAWTNGCQLPEATAVSDVTGWTTFQVVLFLDCMLDHAPLTHEVMSHLHACYASLFDGLNAEVQVRWLQLVVRSAFYPDLPRLAAFLQKHTSRMYTVPLYEDLSAGTMRGVAADAFRQTQRRLHPNLRRTLQQIIAQGQHNAHVAPPTQSPDAAVSLRDVNVSA, encoded by the exons ATGTCTCTGCCGGCCCCCGCGCCCACATCCTCGCCCGCCTCGCTGTGCTGCTGTTGCAAGACCCCATCCATTAGGGGGCGCTGCGTGGGGGACTCCGTCGCCTCCGCCTCCAGGAGGTCCGGGCGGCGCCCCCCCACTGACGTGGCGTCTGCTTCTAACTTTGCGGACTTCCGTCTGCGTCACTTCCACTTGGACCTGCGCATCAACTTTGCGCTGAAGGAGATGAGTGGCTGGCTGGTTCTGGACCTGCTGCCCCTGGTCACGGGGGTCCCCACGCTGGTGCTGGACGCGCACCCGTCCCTGACGGTCCACGCCGTCGACTGCAAGACGAGCGGCGGCGACCGAGAGCCCACCTGCCTCGCCTTCCGCCTGGAGCCTTTTGCCGACTTTGGCTCCGCCCTCAAAATCGACCTTCCGGAACCTGTTGAGGTCGGAACGCACATGCAGGTCACCGTCAGGTACGCCGCCACGGACGGACCTGCG ATGTGGTGGCTGGACTCTGAGCTGACATGCGGTCAAGATCGTCCTCTGGTGTTCACTCAAGGTCATTCCGTGTCCAATCGTTCCTTCTTTCCTTGCTTTGACTCTCCGGCCGTCAAGAGCACGTACACGGCGGCCATTCGC GTTCCAGACGACGTGACGGTTCTGATGAGCGCGTCCCGTAGTTGCTACTCCAAAGCGGAGCGCGTCTTCCACTTCTCCATGGACGCGCCCGTGCCCGCCTACCTGGTGGCTCTGGTGGCCGGGAACCTTCGACACGCTGACGTGGGCCCCAG GAGCCGCGTGTGGGCCGAGCCGTGCCTGCTGTCGTGCGCCGCCAAGAAGCTAGGGGGCAGCGTGGAGAGCTGGCTGACCACAGCCGAGGAGCTCTTCGGACCATACCTGTGGGGGAG GTGCGACCTGGTGTTCCTGCCGCCGTCCTTCCCCATCGTGGCCATGGAGAACCCATGCCTGACCTTCATCGTGGCGTCCATCCTGGAGAGCGGCGAGTTCCTGCTGATCGACGTGGTCCACGAGATCGCGCACGCCTGGTTCGGCAACGCCGTCACCAACGCCAGCTGGGAGGAGATGTGGTTGAGCGAAGGCCTGGCCACTTACGCACAGCGCAGGATCACCGCCCAGGCCTACG GCGCCGCCTTCACCTGTCTGGAAAGTGCCGTACGATTAGACGCCCTGCACAGGCAACTGCGACTGCTCGGCGAAGACAACCCCGTCACTCGGCTGCAGGTCCAACTGGAGCCCG GCGTGAACCCGAGCACGTTGATGAATCTTTTCACGTACGAGAAAGGTTTCTGCTTCGTGTCCTACTTGTCGTCGCTGTGCGGTGACGTCGGACGCTTCGACGGCTTCCTGCGG GACTACATCAGCGAGTTCAAGTTCGCCAGCGTGGTGGCTCAGGACTTCCTGGACTTGTTCCTAGCAACCTTTCCTGAGGCGGCGCGCAATGAAG ATTTCCAGCACTGGCTGACGGGCTGTGGGGCGCCCCCATACCAGCCGGACCTGTCGGCGGGGGACGCCCTGACTGAGCCGGTGCGGGACCTGTGTCGTGCGTGGACCAACGGCTGCCAACTGCCAGAGGCGACCGCCGTCTCAGACGTGACGGGCTGGACCACCTTCCAGGTGGTTCTCTTTCTCGACTGCATGCTGGACCACGCGCCCCTGACTCACG AGGTGATGTCGCATCTGCACGCGTGCTACGCGTCGCTGTTTGACGGCCTGAACGCGGAGGTTCAAGTGCGCTGGCTGCAGCTGGTGGTCAGGAGTGCTTTCTACCCCGACCTGCCCAGACTCGCCGCCTTCCTCCAAAAACAC ACGTCCCGCATGTACACGGTGCCGCTGTACGAGGACCTGTCGGCGGGCACCATGCGCGGCGTGGCCGCGGACGCCTTCCGGCAGACCCAGCGCCGGCTTCACCCCAACCTGCGGCGAACGCTGCAGCAAATCATCGCGCAGGGACAACACAACGCGCACGTCGCGCCGCCCACGCAATCGCCCGACGCCGCCGTCTCCTTGCGAGACGTCAACGTGTCGGCGTGA
- the rnpepl1 gene encoding aminopeptidase RNPEPL1 isoform X1, which yields MSLPAPAPTSSPASLCCCCKTPSIRGRCVGDSVASASRRSGRRPPTDVASASNFADFRLRHFHLDLRINFALKEMSGWLVLDLLPLVTGVPTLVLDAHPSLTVHAVDCKTSGGDREPTCLAFRLEPFADFGSALKIDLPEPVEVGTHMQVTVRYAATDGPAMWWLDSELTCGQDRPLVFTQGHSVSNRSFFPCFDSPAVKSTYTAAIRVPDDVTVLMSASRSCYSKAERVFHFSMDAPVPAYLVALVAGNLRHADVGPRSRVWAEPCLLSCAAKKLGGSVESWLTTAEELFGPYLWGRCDLVFLPPSFPIVAMENPCLTFIVASILESGEFLLIDVVHEIAHAWFGNAVTNASWEEMWLSEGLATYAQRRITAQAYGAAFTCLESAVRLDALHRQLRLLGEDNPVTRLQVQLEPGVNPSTLMNLFTYEKGFCFVSYLSSLCGDVGRFDGFLRDYISEFKFASVVAQDFLDLFLATFPEAARNEGADFQHWLTGCGAPPYQPDLSAGDALTEPVRDLCRAWTNGCQLPEATAVSDVTGWTTFQVVLFLDCMLDHAPLTHEVMSHLHACYASLFDGLNAEVQVRWLQLVVRSAFYPDLPRLAAFLQKHTSRMYTVPLYEDLSAGTMRGVAADAFRQTQRRLHPNLRRTLQQIIAQGQHNAHVAPPTQSPDAAVSLRDVNVSA from the exons ATGTCTCTGCCGGCCCCCGCGCCCACATCCTCGCCCGCCTCGCTGTGCTGCTGTTGCAAGACCCCATCCATTAGGGGGCGCTGCGTGGGGGACTCCGTCGCCTCCGCCTCCAGGAGGTCCGGGCGGCGCCCCCCCACTGACGTGGCGTCTGCTTCTAACTTTGCGGACTTCCGTCTGCGTCACTTCCACTTGGACCTGCGCATCAACTTTGCGCTGAAGGAGATGAGTGGCTGGCTGGTTCTGGACCTGCTGCCCCTGGTCACGGGGGTCCCCACGCTGGTGCTGGACGCGCACCCGTCCCTGACGGTCCACGCCGTCGACTGCAAGACGAGCGGCGGCGACCGAGAGCCCACCTGCCTCGCCTTCCGCCTGGAGCCTTTTGCCGACTTTGGCTCCGCCCTCAAAATCGACCTTCCGGAACCTGTTGAGGTCGGAACGCACATGCAGGTCACCGTCAGGTACGCCGCCACGGACGGACCTGCG ATGTGGTGGCTGGACTCTGAGCTGACATGCGGTCAAGATCGTCCTCTGGTGTTCACTCAAGGTCATTCCGTGTCCAATCGTTCCTTCTTTCCTTGCTTTGACTCTCCGGCCGTCAAGAGCACGTACACGGCGGCCATTCGC GTTCCAGACGACGTGACGGTTCTGATGAGCGCGTCCCGTAGTTGCTACTCCAAAGCGGAGCGCGTCTTCCACTTCTCCATGGACGCGCCCGTGCCCGCCTACCTGGTGGCTCTGGTGGCCGGGAACCTTCGACACGCTGACGTGGGCCCCAG GAGCCGCGTGTGGGCCGAGCCGTGCCTGCTGTCGTGCGCCGCCAAGAAGCTAGGGGGCAGCGTGGAGAGCTGGCTGACCACAGCCGAGGAGCTCTTCGGACCATACCTGTGGGGGAG GTGCGACCTGGTGTTCCTGCCGCCGTCCTTCCCCATCGTGGCCATGGAGAACCCATGCCTGACCTTCATCGTGGCGTCCATCCTGGAGAGCGGCGAGTTCCTGCTGATCGACGTGGTCCACGAGATCGCGCACGCCTGGTTCGGCAACGCCGTCACCAACGCCAGCTGGGAGGAGATGTGGTTGAGCGAAGGCCTGGCCACTTACGCACAGCGCAGGATCACCGCCCAGGCCTACG GCGCCGCCTTCACCTGTCTGGAAAGTGCCGTACGATTAGACGCCCTGCACAGGCAACTGCGACTGCTCGGCGAAGACAACCCCGTCACTCGGCTGCAGGTCCAACTGGAGCCCG GCGTGAACCCGAGCACGTTGATGAATCTTTTCACGTACGAGAAAGGTTTCTGCTTCGTGTCCTACTTGTCGTCGCTGTGCGGTGACGTCGGACGCTTCGACGGCTTCCTGCGG GACTACATCAGCGAGTTCAAGTTCGCCAGCGTGGTGGCTCAGGACTTCCTGGACTTGTTCCTAGCAACCTTTCCTGAGGCGGCGCGCAATGAAG GTGCAGATTTCCAGCACTGGCTGACGGGCTGTGGGGCGCCCCCATACCAGCCGGACCTGTCGGCGGGGGACGCCCTGACTGAGCCGGTGCGGGACCTGTGTCGTGCGTGGACCAACGGCTGCCAACTGCCAGAGGCGACCGCCGTCTCAGACGTGACGGGCTGGACCACCTTCCAGGTGGTTCTCTTTCTCGACTGCATGCTGGACCACGCGCCCCTGACTCACG AGGTGATGTCGCATCTGCACGCGTGCTACGCGTCGCTGTTTGACGGCCTGAACGCGGAGGTTCAAGTGCGCTGGCTGCAGCTGGTGGTCAGGAGTGCTTTCTACCCCGACCTGCCCAGACTCGCCGCCTTCCTCCAAAAACAC ACGTCCCGCATGTACACGGTGCCGCTGTACGAGGACCTGTCGGCGGGCACCATGCGCGGCGTGGCCGCGGACGCCTTCCGGCAGACCCAGCGCCGGCTTCACCCCAACCTGCGGCGAACGCTGCAGCAAATCATCGCGCAGGGACAACACAACGCGCACGTCGCGCCGCCCACGCAATCGCCCGACGCCGCCGTCTCCTTGCGAGACGTCAACGTGTCGGCGTGA